Part of the Nitrospinota bacterium genome is shown below.
ACGGCATCATCTTCGGCATGCGCTGGGCGTATGAGATGCTCGGCTGGGGCGGATTCTGGTTCTGGGATCCAGTGGAGAACGCGTCTCTGTTGCCCTGGCTGACGGCGACGGCCTTCCTCCACTCGGTGATGATTCAAGAGAAGCGCGGGATGCTGAAGACCTGGAACGTTGTGCTAATCATCCTCACGTTTTCGCTTTGCCTGTTTGGAACCTTCCTCACCCGAAGCGGCATCCTCTCGTCGGTCCACGCTTTCAGCGACTCCAATCTCGGAGCCTACTTCTTAGGCTTCATCGCTCTCGTTCTCCTAGTTTCTTACGGGCTTGTCCTCCATCGGGGCTCTGCCATGAGAAGTGAGGCTAAGATGGAGAGCTTTCTCTCGCGGGAGACTAGTTTCCTCTTCAACAACCTCCTGCTCGTGGTTGCGGCCTTCACCGTGTTTCTGGGCACGACCTTCCCCATCATCGCCGAGGCGGTGACCGGCAAGAAAGTCTCCGTGGGCGCCCCATTTTTCAACGCCGTCCTTGGGCCCATCTTGCTGGGCCTAATGTTTTTCATGGGCGTGGGACCCCTCATCTCTTGGCGGCGGGCCACGGCCGAGAACCTTCGCCGCAACTTTCTGAGACCCCTTTCGGCAGGGGCTCTCGTGGCCGCCTTACTGGCGGCCTTTGGGGTCCGCTCGGCCTTCGTGCTCCTCTTCTTTGGCCTTGGAACCTTCGTGCTGACAACCGTCGCCATAGAGTTCATCCTCGGCGCCCGCGCCCGCCGATCTCTAAGTGGCGGGAAGACGGGCTACGCAAGGTCCCTTATCGGCTTAATTGCCAAGAACCGCCGCCGCTACGGCGGGCTCATCGTCCACGTGGGGATCATATGCGTGCTGATAGGAATTATCGGAAGCGCCCTCTTCTCCCGGCATATCGAGGCCCGCCTCGCTCCGGGCCACTCCATCTCTCTTGGCGAATACCGACTGCAGTACGACAGTCTCGGGGCAACCCACCTGGGCAACGCAGTGGGCGTTCATGCCCTCTTTACCGTCTACAAAGGCAACGACGGTCGGCCGATGGCGTTATTAAAACCTGAGAAGCGATTCTACCTGGTTGGCGGAGGGGATCCCACCACTGAGGTGGCCATTCGCTCGACGTTCCGCGAGGACCTCTACCTCGTCCTGGCCGAATTCGACCGAAATACCCAGGCGATCACCGTCAAGGCCATAATCAACCCCCTGGTGGTCTGGACTTGGTTGGGCCTCGCCATCATCACCCTGGGGGCGGTGGTGGCTGCGATCCCTTCCCGAACCCGGTTCTTCAGGCCCACCCAGCCCTGAGCGGGAGGCCCTCGCAGTGTGGAAGAAAATTCTCGTGCCAGCAGCTCTCGTGGGGCTCATAGCTGTTTTCGCTATCGGGCTGACCCTCGATCCCCGGGCCGTCCCCTCCCCCCTGGTCCACCAGGCGGCCCCCATGTTCTCCATGACGACCTTCGAAGGAGAGCCCTTCACCCTTGCCGACCACC
Proteins encoded:
- a CDS encoding heme lyase CcmF/NrfE family subunit, producing MTIHPPTLYLGFTAFTIPFAFAMSALLSGKLDTRWILITRRWILLSWFFLANGIIFGMRWAYEMLGWGGFWFWDPVENASLLPWLTATAFLHSVMIQEKRGMLKTWNVVLIILTFSLCLFGTFLTRSGILSSVHAFSDSNLGAYFLGFIALVLLVSYGLVLHRGSAMRSEAKMESFLSRETSFLFNNLLLVVAAFTVFLGTTFPIIAEAVTGKKVSVGAPFFNAVLGPILLGLMFFMGVGPLISWRRATAENLRRNFLRPLSAGALVAALLAAFGVRSAFVLLFFGLGTFVLTTVAIEFILGARARRSLSGGKTGYARSLIGLIAKNRRRYGGLIVHVGIICVLIGIIGSALFSRHIEARLAPGHSISLGEYRLQYDSLGATHLGNAVGVHALFTVYKGNDGRPMALLKPEKRFYLVGGGDPTTEVAIRSTFREDLYLVLAEFDRNTQAITVKAIINPLVVWTWLGLAIITLGAVVAAIPSRTRFFRPTQP